The sequence CCTCGAACATGGCGGGCATCGCCTTCGACCACGCGATGGTGGGGGTTGTCCACGCGATGTCCCACGCCACCGGCGGCATTGCCCACGTCCCCCACGGTCTGGCCAACAGCATCTATCTGCCCCACGGCATGGAGTACAACCTCGAGGTCGCCGCCGAGCGCTACGCGGGGCTGGCGCGCCGCTTGGGCATCGACACGGCGGGGATGAGCGCGGCGGATGCGGCTAGGGCGGCGGTCGGGGCGGTGCGAGAGCTTCGCGCCGAGTTGAAGAGGGCCTGCGGCCTGCCCGATCGGCTGCGCGACGCGGGCGTCGCCGAGGGCCAGCTGGAGGAGATCGCCGCGGCGGCGGTGGAGGACGGGGCCAGCTTCTTCAATCCTCGGGAAGTGGTTTTTGACGAGGTCTTGAACAAAATTCGGGAGGCGTACTGATGTCCTACTTTCAATCGACGCAGCAGCTGCAGGATGTCTTGGGCGGTTTCTTTCAGAGGCTTTTCGACGATCCTCAGATCGGACCGAAGCTGCGCGAGGCCAAGCTCAAGCTGCAATTCCAATACAGCGATCCGGAGCTCTCGATCTCCGCCGACACCGCGCAAAATCCCGTGAAGCTGCTCTTCAACGACGCCGCCTTCAAGCCCGAGGTGCAGATGAGCATGAAGGCCGACGTCGCCCACCGCTTCTGGCACGGCAAGGTCAACCTGATCGCGGCCCTGACCCGGCGCGAGATGGTGGCTAAGGGGCCCATCCCCAAGATCTTGAAGCTGCTGCCCGCCATCAAGCCCGCCTACGACCTCTACCCGGAGTATTTGAAGGAAAAGGGCTTTGAGAATTTGATCCTTAAATAAGCCCTTGATCGGTTGTCGCGAACAATTGTAAGGGCGTGCGTGGCGTTGCATTATAAGGTGCGCCTGGCGCGGGGGCCGGGGAGGTGTTCCGCTCCGGCTTTTCCGAAACTCGCGGTCTATTAGATGGTCGTGCAGAACGCCCGGATGGTGCTTGTGAGAGTGACTATATAAGGACGCTCAGACAGTCGGAAAAGCCTCCGCGGAACACCTCCCCGGCCCCCGCGCCAGGCGATCTATTTGATTTTTTGTGTTTCTATTTTGGAGAAGAATGAAATGCTGAATTACGACCTCACCCCCGAACAAGACATGCTTCGCAAGACGATCCGCGATTTTGCGGAGAAAGAGATCAAGCCTGTCCGGCAGAAGCTCGACGAGAAAGAAGAATTCAGCGTCGAGCTTACTAAAAAAATGGGACAACTCGGCTTGTTCGGCATGACGGTTGACCCGAAATGGGGCGGACAGGGACTGGACTACCTTTCTTATTGCATCGCCGTGGAAGAGATCGCCCGCGTCGACGGCTGTCAGGCCGCCACGGTTGCTGCTGAAAATACCTTAGGCATCCTGCCGATCTACCGCTGGGGAACCGAGGAGCAGAAGAAAAAATACCTGCCCGAGCTGTGCAGCGGCGAAAAGCTCTGGGGCTTCGGCCTGACCGAGCCCGACGCAGGCAGCGACGCCGGCAACAGCAAGACCAACGCGCGCCTCGAAAACGGCCAATGGGTCATCAACGGTAGCAAGATCTTCATCACCAATGCGGCCAATCCCATCACCGCGGGCGTCACCGTCCAGGCCGTGACCGGCAAGGACGGCGACAAGAAGGAGATCAGCTGCATCATCGTCGAGCAGGGCACGCCGGGCTA comes from Deltaproteobacteria bacterium PRO3 and encodes:
- a CDS encoding SCP2 sterol-binding domain-containing protein — encoded protein: MSYFQSTQQLQDVLGGFFQRLFDDPQIGPKLREAKLKLQFQYSDPELSISADTAQNPVKLLFNDAAFKPEVQMSMKADVAHRFWHGKVNLIAALTRREMVAKGPIPKILKLLPAIKPAYDLYPEYLKEKGFENLILK
- a CDS encoding acyl-CoA dehydrogenase, whose amino-acid sequence is MNYDLTPEQDMLRKTIRDFAEKEIKPVRQKLDEKEEFSVELTKKMGQLGLFGMTVDPKWGGQGLDYLSYCIAVEEIARVDGCQAATVAAENTLGILPIYRWGTEEQKKKYLPELCSGEKLWGFGLTEPDAGSDAGNSKTNARLENGQWVINGSKIFITNAANPITAGVTVQAVTGKDGDKKEISCIIVEQGTPGYTAREMHKKLVWRSSNTAELYFEDVKVPEGNLLGKRGEGFKMMLSTLDHGRLGIAAMGVGGAQGAFEAALDYAKVRKTFGVPICKHQAIAFKLADMAMEIEAARNLLYKACWLKDQGRPFGKEAAMAKLYASEVMNRVVNHAVQIYGGYGLMEEYPVAKFFRDQKLLEIGEGSSEVQRIVISRHLGC